One Acidiferrobacter thiooxydans DNA window includes the following coding sequences:
- the rplD gene encoding 50S ribosomal protein L4 — protein sequence MKMTVVKASGGTEEMEVSDDAFAVPFKEHLVHQIVVAYQAGGRAGTRAQKNRSAVSGSTRKPWSQKGGGRARAGNIRSPIWRGGGKTFPAATQDFSQKVNKKMRRAALRSIMSELIRQDRLITVDEMHTGPKTKELLARLAGFGINGRSPDVLIIAESADDGLALAARNLYRVAVRPSDRVDPVSLIAHDKVLMTVGAVRKLEEMLA from the coding sequence ATGAAGATGACGGTAGTGAAGGCCTCCGGCGGTACCGAGGAAATGGAGGTTTCGGACGATGCCTTCGCGGTGCCCTTCAAGGAGCATCTCGTGCATCAGATCGTCGTCGCCTATCAGGCCGGCGGGCGCGCGGGTACGCGCGCGCAAAAGAACCGTTCGGCGGTGAGCGGCAGCACGCGCAAGCCCTGGTCGCAGAAAGGCGGCGGGCGTGCGCGCGCGGGCAATATCCGCAGTCCGATATGGCGCGGCGGCGGCAAGACCTTCCCGGCAGCGACCCAGGATTTCAGCCAGAAGGTCAACAAGAAGATGCGGCGCGCGGCGCTGCGCTCGATCATGTCGGAATTGATCCGTCAGGATCGGCTGATCACCGTCGACGAGATGCACACCGGTCCCAAGACCAAGGAACTCCTGGCGCGCCTCGCGGGGTTTGGCATCAACGGACGTTCGCCGGACGTGCTGATCATCGCCGAGAGCGCCGATGACGGCCTGGCGCTGGCGGCACGCAACCTGTACCGCGTCGCCGTGCGGCCGAGCGACCGGGTGGATCCGGTGTCGTTGATTGCGCACGACAAGGTGCTCATGACCGTCGGGGCCGTGAGGAAGCTTGAGGAGATGCTGGCATGA
- the rpsL gene encoding 30S ribosomal protein S12 translates to MPTINQLVRKPRVQPQKKTTVPALNACPQKRGVCTRVYTTTPKKPNSALRKVARVRLTNGYEVTSYIGGEGHNLQEHSVVLIRGGRVKDLPGVRYHTVRGSLDTAGVADRRQGRSKYGAKRPKS, encoded by the coding sequence ATGCCCACGATTAACCAGTTGGTCCGTAAGCCGCGGGTACAGCCGCAGAAGAAGACGACGGTGCCGGCCCTAAACGCCTGCCCGCAAAAGCGCGGCGTCTGTACGCGCGTCTACACGACCACGCCGAAGAAGCCGAACTCCGCGCTGCGCAAGGTCGCGCGCGTGCGTCTCACAAACGGCTACGAGGTGACGAGCTACATAGGGGGCGAAGGCCATAACCTCCAGGAGCACTCGGTCGTTCTCATCCGCGGAGGCCGCGTGAAGGACTTGCCGGGTGTACGCTACCACACGGTGCGCGGGTCGCTGGATACCGCGGGTGTTGCGGATCGCCGGCAGGGCCGCTCGAAGTATGGGGCCAAGCGGCCGAAATCCTAA
- the tuf gene encoding elongation factor Tu produces the protein MSKGKFERTKPHLNVGTIGHVDHGKTTLTAALTKVLSTKFGGEFKAYDQIDNAPEERARGITIATAHVEYQTPSRHYAHVDCPGHADYIKNMITGAAQMDGAILVVSAADGPMPQTREHILLARQVGVPYIVVFLNKADMVDDKELLELVEMEVRELLDRYEFPGDKTPIVVGSALKALEGDASEIGEPAILKLAEALDSYIPQPERAIDGAFLMPVEDVFSISGRGTVVTGRVERGIVKVGDEVEIVGLRDTVKTTVTGVEMFRKLLDQGQAGDNIGVLLRGTKREEVERGQVLCKPGSIKPHTRFEAEVYVLSKEEGGRHTAFFQGYRPQFYFRTTDVTGSCDLPAGTEMVMPGDNVRLTISLISPIAMEEGLRFAIREGGRTVGAGVVSKILE, from the coding sequence GTGTCCAAGGGAAAATTTGAACGCACGAAGCCCCATCTGAATGTGGGCACGATAGGCCACGTCGATCATGGCAAGACCACGCTCACGGCGGCCCTGACCAAGGTCCTGTCGACGAAGTTCGGGGGCGAGTTCAAGGCCTACGACCAGATCGACAACGCCCCCGAGGAGCGCGCCCGCGGTATCACCATCGCTACCGCGCACGTGGAGTATCAGACGCCCAGTCGCCACTATGCGCACGTCGACTGCCCGGGGCATGCCGACTACATCAAGAACATGATCACCGGGGCCGCGCAGATGGACGGTGCGATCCTGGTGGTATCGGCGGCCGACGGCCCCATGCCCCAGACCCGCGAGCACATCCTGCTCGCCCGCCAGGTGGGCGTACCCTATATCGTGGTGTTCCTGAACAAGGCCGACATGGTCGATGACAAGGAACTCCTGGAGCTCGTGGAGATGGAGGTGCGCGAGCTCCTCGATCGCTATGAGTTCCCGGGGGACAAGACCCCGATCGTGGTGGGCTCGGCCCTGAAGGCCCTCGAGGGGGACGCGTCCGAGATCGGCGAGCCGGCCATCTTGAAGCTTGCCGAGGCCCTGGACAGCTACATCCCGCAACCCGAGCGCGCCATCGACGGCGCCTTTCTCATGCCCGTCGAGGATGTGTTCTCGATCTCCGGACGCGGCACGGTCGTGACCGGACGCGTCGAGCGCGGCATCGTGAAGGTCGGTGATGAGGTCGAGATCGTGGGTCTGCGGGACACCGTGAAGACCACCGTCACCGGGGTCGAGATGTTCCGCAAGCTGCTCGATCAGGGTCAGGCCGGCGACAACATCGGCGTGCTGCTGCGCGGCACCAAGCGCGAAGAGGTCGAGCGCGGCCAGGTGCTGTGCAAGCCCGGCAGTATCAAGCCCCATACCCGCTTCGAGGCCGAGGTCTATGTCCTGAGCAAGGAGGAAGGCGGGCGCCATACGGCGTTCTTTCAGGGCTACCGCCCGCAGTTCTATTTCCGGACCACCGACGTCACCGGTTCCTGCGATCTGCCCGCCGGGACCGAAATGGTGATGCCCGGCGACAACGTCCGGCTCACGATCAGCCTCATCAGTCCGATCGCCATGGAGGAAGGCCTGCGGTTTGCCATCCGCGAGGGCGGTCGTACGGTGGGTGCGGGCGTGGTGTCGAAGATACTTGAGTAG
- the rplC gene encoding 50S ribosomal protein L3, translating into MALGIVGKKIGMSRVFAADGTVAPVTVVAVERNHVAQIKDVATDGYRAVQIAAGTRRPSRVTKAQAGHFAKAKIEPAASLWEFRLGADEGQGLEVGAEVRVDIFAEGQKVDVQGTTIGKGFAGVIKRHHFGGGRASHGNSLSHRAPGSIGQRQTPGRVFPGKKMAGHLGAKTRTQQNLVVVRVDAERNMLLIRGAVPGSAGSDVVVRPAVKAGKAEAKQS; encoded by the coding sequence ATGGCACTCGGAATAGTGGGCAAGAAGATTGGCATGAGCCGCGTGTTTGCCGCCGACGGCACGGTGGCGCCGGTGACGGTGGTGGCCGTCGAGCGCAACCATGTGGCGCAGATCAAGGACGTCGCGACCGACGGCTACCGCGCGGTGCAGATAGCCGCCGGTACGCGCCGACCCTCGCGGGTTACCAAGGCGCAGGCCGGGCATTTCGCGAAAGCGAAGATCGAGCCGGCGGCAAGCCTGTGGGAGTTTCGCCTGGGGGCGGACGAAGGCCAGGGTCTGGAGGTGGGCGCGGAGGTGCGCGTCGATATCTTTGCCGAAGGCCAAAAGGTGGACGTGCAGGGCACGACCATCGGTAAGGGTTTCGCGGGAGTCATAAAGCGCCATCACTTCGGCGGCGGGCGGGCATCGCATGGTAACTCGCTATCGCACCGCGCGCCCGGCTCCATCGGTCAGCGCCAGACCCCGGGGCGGGTGTTTCCCGGCAAGAAGATGGCAGGCCACCTGGGGGCCAAGACCCGTACACAGCAAAATCTCGTGGTGGTGCGGGTGGATGCCGAGCGCAACATGCTGCTGATTCGCGGCGCGGTCCCGGGATCGGCGGGCTCGGATGTGGTGGTGCGGCCGGCGGTGAAGGCCGGTAAGGCGGAGGCCAAGCAATCATGA
- the rplB gene encoding 50S ribosomal protein L2 encodes MPVVKVRPTSAGRRGLVKVVHPDLHKGAPYAGLVEKKAKIDGRNNNGRVSVRHRGGAHKRHYRLIDFRRDKDGIAARVERLEYDPNRSAHIALMLYADGERRYVIAAKGLEIGQEILSGSDAPIRAGNCLPLRNIPVGTTVHCVELKVGRGAQIGRSAGASLQYVAREGDYAQLRLRSGEVRKVHVECRATIGEVGNGEHSLRKLGKAGASRWRGIRPTVRGVAMNPVDHPHGGGEGRTSGGRHPVSPWGTPTKGYRTRVNKRTDGMIVRRRYQK; translated from the coding sequence ATGCCAGTCGTCAAGGTAAGACCCACGTCCGCGGGACGCCGCGGCCTCGTCAAGGTAGTCCACCCGGATCTCCATAAGGGCGCGCCGTATGCCGGGCTCGTGGAGAAGAAGGCCAAGATCGATGGCCGCAACAACAACGGGCGGGTATCCGTGCGTCACCGGGGCGGGGCCCACAAGCGGCATTACCGGCTCATCGATTTCCGGCGCGACAAGGACGGGATCGCGGCGCGCGTCGAGCGCCTGGAGTACGACCCGAACCGCAGCGCGCACATCGCGCTCATGTTATATGCCGACGGTGAACGGCGCTATGTGATCGCCGCCAAGGGCCTGGAGATCGGTCAGGAGATCCTGTCGGGCAGCGATGCGCCGATACGGGCGGGCAACTGCCTGCCGTTGCGGAACATCCCGGTGGGCACGACCGTGCATTGCGTGGAGCTCAAGGTCGGGCGCGGCGCGCAGATCGGGCGCTCGGCCGGGGCGTCGCTGCAGTATGTGGCGCGCGAAGGGGATTACGCCCAGCTGCGACTGCGGTCCGGCGAGGTGCGCAAGGTCCATGTGGAGTGCCGCGCAACGATCGGCGAGGTTGGCAACGGCGAGCATTCGTTGCGCAAGCTCGGCAAGGCCGGGGCGTCGCGGTGGCGCGGTATCCGGCCGACCGTGCGCGGCGTGGCCATGAACCCGGTCGACCATCCGCATGGTGGCGGCGAGGGGCGGACGTCCGGCGGGCGCCACCCGGTAAGCCCGTGGGGCACGCCGACCAAGGGTTATAGGACACGAGTCAACAAGCGGACCGACGGCATGATCGTGCGTCGTCGGTACCAGAAGTAA
- the fusA gene encoding elongation factor G, producing the protein MARTTPIDRYRNIGIMAHIDAGKTTTTERILFYTGVSHKIGEVHEGAAVMDWMEQEQERGITITSAATTCFWKGMAANYPEHRINIIDTPGHVDFTIEVERSLRVLDGACALFCAVGGVEPQSETVWRQANKYGVPRIAFVNKMDRAGANFLRVVEQVRVRLGATPVPIQLPIGAEDRFQGVVDLVKMKAIYWDDATQGMRFEEREIPAEMRAECEKWRERMIEAAAEANETLMDKYLGGETLTVEEIKAGLRARSLASQIVVTLCGSAFKNKGVQSMLDAVIDYLPSPREKKAIVGHLDDKEGTTVECPADDDAPFAALAFKIATDPFVGQLVYFRVYSGVLKSGDSVFNPVKSKKERVGRLLQMHANHRDEIKEVRAGDIAAAVGLKNMTTGDTLCDPERVVTLERMEFPEPVISQAVEPKTKADQEKMGLALGRLAQEDPSFRVRTDEESGQTIISGMGELHLEIIVDRMKREFGVEASVGKPQVAYRETIRKKVEQEHKFAKQSGGRGQYGHVFLRIEPQEPGKGFEFVDEIKGGVIPREYIPAVEKGVREALERGIQAGFPVVDVKVALYYGSYHEVDSSENAFKMAASMAFREGCLKADPALLEPIMAVEVVTPEDYMGSVNGDLSSRRGVIQAMEDAPAGKVVRAEVPLAEMFGYATSLRSATQGRATYAMEFKRYAVAPSNIAEQVIKKAS; encoded by the coding sequence GTGGCTCGTACGACACCAATCGACCGTTATCGCAACATCGGCATCATGGCCCACATCGATGCGGGTAAGACCACCACCACGGAGCGGATCCTGTTCTACACGGGCGTGTCCCACAAGATCGGGGAGGTTCATGAGGGCGCGGCCGTCATGGACTGGATGGAGCAGGAGCAGGAGCGCGGGATTACGATCACATCGGCCGCCACGACCTGTTTCTGGAAGGGCATGGCCGCGAATTACCCCGAGCATCGCATCAACATCATCGACACACCCGGTCACGTGGACTTCACCATCGAAGTCGAGCGGTCGCTACGCGTGCTCGACGGCGCGTGTGCGCTGTTTTGTGCGGTAGGCGGGGTCGAGCCGCAGTCGGAGACGGTGTGGCGGCAGGCCAACAAGTACGGCGTGCCGCGTATCGCGTTTGTGAACAAGATGGACCGTGCAGGCGCAAATTTCCTGCGCGTGGTAGAGCAGGTACGGGTGCGCCTGGGCGCGACACCGGTGCCCATCCAGCTGCCGATCGGCGCCGAGGATCGTTTTCAGGGGGTCGTGGATCTCGTGAAGATGAAGGCGATCTATTGGGACGACGCGACCCAGGGTATGCGCTTCGAGGAGCGCGAGATCCCCGCGGAGATGCGCGCGGAGTGCGAGAAGTGGCGGGAACGCATGATCGAGGCCGCCGCCGAGGCCAATGAGACCTTGATGGACAAGTACCTCGGCGGAGAGACGCTGACGGTCGAGGAGATTAAGGCGGGCCTGCGCGCGCGCAGCCTGGCCTCGCAGATCGTCGTGACCTTGTGCGGCTCGGCGTTCAAGAACAAGGGTGTACAGTCGATGCTCGACGCGGTCATCGACTACCTGCCGTCGCCCAGGGAGAAGAAGGCGATCGTCGGGCATCTGGACGACAAGGAGGGCACGACGGTCGAGTGTCCGGCGGACGATGACGCGCCGTTCGCAGCGCTCGCGTTCAAGATAGCGACCGACCCGTTTGTGGGCCAGCTCGTCTACTTCCGGGTCTATTCCGGGGTGCTAAAGAGCGGCGACTCGGTGTTCAATCCGGTCAAGTCCAAAAAAGAGCGCGTCGGGCGGCTTTTGCAGATGCACGCCAACCATCGTGACGAGATCAAGGAAGTCCGCGCCGGCGATATCGCCGCGGCCGTGGGCCTGAAGAACATGACCACGGGTGATACGCTATGCGACCCCGAACGCGTGGTCACGCTTGAGCGCATGGAGTTCCCGGAGCCTGTCATTTCGCAGGCGGTGGAACCAAAGACCAAGGCCGATCAGGAGAAGATGGGTCTGGCGCTGGGGCGGCTCGCCCAGGAGGATCCGTCGTTCCGCGTGCGCACCGATGAGGAATCCGGGCAGACCATCATATCGGGCATGGGCGAGCTGCATCTGGAGATCATCGTCGACCGCATGAAGCGCGAGTTTGGGGTCGAGGCGAGCGTCGGTAAGCCGCAGGTCGCGTATCGCGAGACCATTCGCAAGAAGGTCGAGCAGGAGCACAAGTTTGCCAAGCAAAGTGGTGGGCGCGGCCAGTACGGGCATGTGTTTCTGCGCATCGAGCCGCAGGAGCCCGGGAAGGGCTTTGAGTTCGTCGACGAGATCAAGGGTGGCGTGATTCCGCGGGAGTACATACCGGCGGTCGAGAAGGGCGTGCGCGAGGCCCTTGAGCGCGGTATCCAGGCGGGCTTCCCGGTGGTGGACGTCAAGGTGGCCCTCTATTACGGGTCCTACCACGAGGTCGATTCGTCGGAAAACGCCTTCAAGATGGCGGCAAGCATGGCCTTTCGCGAGGGGTGCCTGAAGGCCGATCCGGCGCTTCTTGAGCCGATTATGGCCGTCGAGGTGGTGACGCCCGAGGATTACATGGGCAGCGTGAACGGCGATTTGAGCTCGCGGCGCGGGGTCATTCAGGCCATGGAAGATGCGCCGGCCGGCAAGGTCGTGCGCGCCGAGGTGCCGCTTGCGGAGATGTTTGGGTACGCGACCTCGCTGCGATCGGCGACGCAGGGCCGCGCGACCTACGCGATGGAGTTCAAGCGCTATGCGGTGGCGCCGAGCAATATCGCAGAACAGGTCATAAAGAAAGCCAGTTAG
- the rpsG gene encoding 30S ribosomal protein S7, whose protein sequence is MPRRREVPKRPTRPDPKYGSEMLTKFMSVVMQSGKKSVAEKIIYGALETIASRNKGEPLAVFQQAIDNAKPLVEVKSRRVGGATYQVPVEVRPGRQLALAMRWVVDAARSRGEKSMGARLAGELLDAAERRGNAVKKREEVHRMAEANKAFSHYRW, encoded by the coding sequence ATGCCGAGAAGAAGAGAAGTTCCCAAGCGCCCGACGCGGCCCGATCCGAAATACGGGAGCGAGATGCTCACGAAGTTCATGAGCGTGGTGATGCAAAGCGGCAAGAAGTCGGTGGCCGAGAAGATCATCTACGGGGCGCTTGAGACGATCGCTTCGCGGAACAAGGGCGAGCCGCTGGCCGTGTTCCAGCAGGCCATCGACAATGCCAAGCCCCTGGTCGAGGTCAAGAGCCGGCGGGTGGGCGGCGCGACCTATCAGGTACCGGTCGAGGTGCGTCCGGGCCGGCAGCTCGCCCTGGCGATGCGCTGGGTGGTCGATGCGGCGCGCTCGCGCGGCGAGAAGTCCATGGGTGCGCGGCTTGCAGGGGAATTGCTCGATGCCGCCGAACGTCGCGGCAATGCGGTCAAGAAGCGCGAGGAAGTGCACCGCATGGCGGAAGCCAACAAGGCATTCTCCCATTATCGCTGGTAG
- the rpsJ gene encoding 30S ribosomal protein S10, whose protein sequence is MANQKIRIRLKAFDHRLIDRSASEIVDTAKRTGAIVKGPIPLPTKIERYTLLRSPHVDKSSRDQFEIRTHKRIMDIIEPTEKTVDALLKLNLAAGVDVEIKVS, encoded by the coding sequence ATGGCCAACCAAAAGATCAGAATTCGTCTCAAGGCCTTCGATCATAGGCTTATCGATCGCTCGGCTTCGGAAATCGTCGATACCGCGAAACGGACCGGCGCCATCGTCAAGGGCCCAATCCCGCTGCCGACCAAGATCGAACGGTACACCCTGTTGCGTTCGCCGCACGTGGATAAGAGCTCGCGCGATCAGTTCGAGATTCGCACGCATAAGCGGATCATGGACATCATCGAGCCTACGGAGAAGACGGTGGACGCGCTTCTCAAGTTGAATCTCGCAGCCGGCGTGGATGTCGAGATCAAGGTCAGTTAG
- the rplW gene encoding 50S ribosomal protein L23 has protein sequence MTADIYGVLLAPHVSEKATRLAEKHRQFVFRVRKDATKASVKAAVEKFFKVEVADVRVTVLKGKAKGGKNPGRRSDVKKAYVALKPGFDIQFGTGQ, from the coding sequence ATGACGGCCGATATTTATGGAGTTTTGCTTGCGCCGCACGTCTCGGAGAAGGCGACGCGACTTGCCGAGAAGCATCGGCAGTTTGTGTTTCGCGTGCGCAAGGATGCCACCAAGGCCTCGGTGAAGGCGGCCGTCGAGAAGTTTTTCAAGGTCGAGGTCGCCGATGTACGGGTGACGGTCTTGAAGGGTAAGGCCAAGGGTGGCAAGAACCCCGGGCGGCGATCGGACGTGAAAAAGGCCTATGTGGCCTTGAAGCCCGGTTTTGATATCCAGTTTGGGACGGGGCAATAG